The following proteins come from a genomic window of Neptunomonas concharum:
- a CDS encoding CoA transferase subunit A, with protein sequence MSGFNKVVNSYEEAMAGLEDGMTIIAGGFGLCGIPENLIAQIKKMGTKDLTIVSNNCGVDGFGLGILLEDKQVKKMISSYVGENALFEKQLLAGELEVELTPQGTLAEKMRAGGAGIPAFYTATGYGTEVGKGKDVKEFNGRNYILEESITGEFAIVKGWKADRYGNVVYRHTAQNFNPMAATAGKITVVEVEEIVEPGELDPTQIHTPGIYVDRVIQGTFEKRIEQRTVRTA encoded by the coding sequence ATGTCGGGTTTTAATAAAGTAGTTAACAGCTACGAAGAAGCGATGGCAGGCTTGGAAGATGGCATGACCATTATCGCTGGTGGCTTCGGCCTTTGCGGTATCCCAGAAAACCTGATCGCCCAGATCAAAAAAATGGGCACAAAGGATCTGACTATTGTTTCTAACAACTGCGGTGTTGATGGATTCGGCCTTGGCATCCTGCTGGAAGACAAACAAGTCAAAAAGATGATCTCTTCCTATGTTGGCGAAAACGCCTTGTTTGAAAAGCAACTATTAGCAGGCGAATTAGAAGTTGAGCTAACGCCTCAAGGTACGCTGGCTGAAAAAATGCGTGCCGGTGGTGCTGGTATCCCCGCCTTCTATACAGCGACTGGGTACGGTACTGAAGTCGGTAAAGGTAAAGATGTAAAAGAATTCAACGGCCGCAACTATATTCTCGAAGAATCAATTACGGGTGAGTTTGCGATTGTTAAAGGCTGGAAAGCCGACCGTTATGGCAACGTTGTTTACCGCCATACCGCTCAAAACTTCAATCCAATGGCTGCAACCGCAGGCAAAATCACGGTAGTTGAAGTGGAAGAAATCGTAGAGCCAGGCGAGTTAGACCCAACGCAGATTCACACCCCAGGCATCTATGTTGACCGTGTGATTCAAGGCACATTCGAAAAACGTATTGAACAGCGCACCGTGCGCACAGCTTAA
- a CDS encoding CoA transferase subunit B: MALSREQMAMRVARELQDGYYVNLGIGIPTLVANYIPDGMEVMLQSENGLLGMGPFPTDDEVDADMINAGKQTVTAITGASIFSSAESFAMIRGGHVDLTVLGAFEVDVSGNIASYMIPGKLIKGMGGAMDLVAGADNIIVLMTHASKHGESKLLDQCSLPLTGAGCIKKVLTDLAYLEIEDGAFILKERAPGVSVEEIVSKTAGKLIVPDHVPEMSF, from the coding sequence ATGGCACTTTCCCGCGAACAGATGGCTATGCGCGTTGCACGTGAGCTACAAGATGGTTACTACGTCAATTTGGGTATTGGTATCCCAACATTGGTTGCCAACTACATCCCTGACGGAATGGAAGTGATGCTGCAATCAGAGAACGGCTTACTGGGTATGGGCCCCTTCCCTACCGATGATGAAGTCGATGCAGACATGATCAATGCCGGTAAGCAAACCGTCACAGCCATCACTGGCGCTTCTATTTTCTCATCAGCTGAGTCGTTTGCCATGATCCGTGGTGGTCATGTCGACTTAACTGTATTGGGCGCATTTGAAGTCGATGTTTCAGGTAACATCGCCTCTTACATGATCCCAGGCAAGCTGATTAAAGGCATGGGAGGCGCGATGGACCTCGTAGCCGGTGCGGATAACATCATCGTATTGATGACGCACGCCTCTAAACACGGCGAATCTAAACTACTGGATCAATGCTCTCTACCATTAACAGGTGCAGGCTGTATCAAAAAAGTTCTAACAGATCTTGCCTATTTGGAAATTGAAGATGGTGCTTTCATCCTTAAAGAGCGGGCACCCGGCGTCTCTGTAGAAGAGATCGTTTCTAAAACCGCAGGTAAATTGATTGTTCCAGACCATGTTCCTGAAATGAGTTTTTAA
- a CDS encoding YjgN family protein, whose protein sequence is MDEPIVQESTTQPFKFTGNGREYFKIWIVNILLSIVTLGIYSAWAKVRTNRYFYGNTFFNDANFEYHATGWQIFKGRIIAAIALLIYVAVSELFPQVGFGLMLIILLATPWIIWNSYRFNARITSYRQVRFSFDGSLSNAYKYMLLLPFLPAVAIGLIAGTTWLLFGMNSIMAVFILAALAMISIYAMGPYVQALMYRYRWNNAHYGQGDFSANISISVFFKTYLFILGIFLLFAAIIAAIGYAAGAGAMISAQKEAGTEPGLFNIFFLVGYLFTLMFSFWAKAYMETRINNHVFNELKLDNVLNLHSNLQVKPLFWIHITNLFLIIFTLGLAIPFAKVRLANYRADSTSGTITQDLAHYASLQQQKQSALGDELGEAFDLQGDLGISL, encoded by the coding sequence ATGGATGAGCCTATCGTTCAAGAATCGACTACCCAGCCATTTAAATTCACTGGTAATGGCCGTGAGTATTTCAAAATCTGGATTGTTAATATACTACTCTCCATTGTTACGCTAGGTATCTATTCTGCTTGGGCAAAAGTTCGCACGAATCGTTATTTTTACGGTAACACATTCTTCAATGATGCAAACTTTGAATACCACGCCACTGGCTGGCAGATCTTTAAAGGGCGCATTATCGCTGCCATTGCTCTGCTCATTTATGTTGCAGTAAGTGAGCTATTCCCTCAGGTCGGCTTCGGCTTGATGTTAATTATATTGCTTGCCACTCCGTGGATCATTTGGAACAGCTACCGCTTTAATGCTCGTATAACCAGCTATCGACAAGTCCGCTTTTCATTTGATGGCTCGTTAAGCAACGCCTATAAATACATGTTGTTATTACCTTTTTTACCTGCAGTCGCTATCGGGTTAATCGCTGGTACAACTTGGCTGCTGTTTGGCATGAATAGCATTATGGCAGTCTTCATTTTAGCCGCCCTCGCAATGATCAGCATCTATGCAATGGGGCCCTATGTACAGGCGCTCATGTACCGATACCGTTGGAACAACGCCCATTACGGACAGGGCGACTTTAGTGCCAATATAAGTATCAGCGTGTTTTTTAAAACCTACCTCTTCATCCTAGGGATCTTTTTATTATTTGCTGCAATTATTGCCGCTATAGGTTATGCAGCAGGAGCCGGGGCGATGATATCCGCTCAGAAAGAAGCAGGTACAGAACCAGGGCTGTTCAATATCTTTTTTCTGGTTGGTTACCTGTTTACACTTATGTTTAGTTTTTGGGCTAAAGCCTACATGGAGACACGTATTAATAACCATGTTTTTAACGAGTTGAAACTCGATAACGTACTTAACTTGCACTCCAATCTTCAAGTTAAACCGCTGTTTTGGATTCATATAACAAATTTATTCCTGATTATTTTCACGCTCGGTTTAGCCATACCTTTTGCTAAAGTACGCTTAGCCAACTATCGCGCAGACTCAACATCGGGCACGATAACTCAAGATCTAGCGCACTATGCAAGCTTACAACAACAGAAACAGTCTGCTTTAGGTGATGAACTAGGTGAAGCTTTTGATCTCCAAGGTGACTTAGGTATCAGCCTTTGA
- a CDS encoding M48 family metallopeptidase, giving the protein MISGYYYPANQSARSRADIHIEGSRYTLIRADGKPLHGDISDLDISNRVGNITRRITFPDGTLLETHDNEAIDTWIKSAGQPRNLWLHTLETNLSLIIFSIVFVVTLTLSFIKWGIPAISYQVAHALPAELSIAIGEHSIAVLDSTLFTPSSLSEEQQASIRSEITSTLLNRVDIDIPIKFHFRTMENSNGPIANAFALPSGDIFVTDKLVEQLDQPNELNSVILHEIGHIKHRHGLQHVIRSSTIALLTVFIVGDNLSFGQDLIVAFPTFLTQQGYSRKAEEEADEYALEHMLKLGLDTEAFATALEKIIPDAAKTKNSGNVYLSTHPDTRKRIEAARKY; this is encoded by the coding sequence TTGATTTCTGGTTATTACTATCCCGCCAATCAGTCAGCCCGCTCGCGGGCTGACATTCACATCGAAGGTAGCCGATACACATTGATCCGCGCTGATGGTAAACCCTTACATGGGGATATTAGTGACCTCGATATTAGCAACCGAGTTGGGAATATTACTCGTCGTATTACCTTTCCTGACGGTACTCTGTTAGAGACTCATGATAACGAAGCGATTGATACATGGATTAAGTCCGCCGGCCAACCTCGAAACCTTTGGCTTCACACATTAGAGACGAATCTGTCTTTAATCATCTTTTCTATTGTATTTGTGGTGACACTGACTCTTAGCTTCATTAAATGGGGCATACCCGCCATAAGTTATCAAGTTGCTCACGCACTCCCCGCCGAGCTGAGCATAGCGATTGGGGAACATAGTATAGCGGTGCTCGACTCCACACTCTTCACCCCTTCATCATTATCTGAAGAACAACAAGCCTCAATACGAAGCGAGATAACAAGCACACTTCTTAATCGGGTTGATATAGATATCCCTATCAAGTTCCATTTTCGTACGATGGAAAATAGCAACGGTCCTATCGCTAATGCATTCGCACTACCCTCAGGCGATATTTTTGTTACGGATAAACTGGTGGAGCAGTTAGACCAACCTAATGAGCTTAACAGTGTCATTTTGCATGAAATTGGTCATATCAAGCACCGCCATGGTCTACAACATGTCATACGCTCCTCAACCATCGCCTTACTGACCGTATTTATCGTGGGTGATAATTTATCGTTCGGCCAAGACCTCATCGTTGCTTTCCCTACATTTTTAACGCAGCAAGGTTATTCACGAAAAGCAGAAGAGGAAGCGGACGAGTACGCTCTAGAGCATATGTTAAAACTAGGATTAGACACAGAAGCCTTTGCAACAGCGCTAGAAAAAATTATTCCAGACGCAGCGAAAACAAAAAACAGTGGCAACGTATATTTATCAACGCACCCTGATACCCGAAAGCGAATAGAAGCCGCTAGGAAGTATTAG
- a CDS encoding TonB-dependent receptor, with translation MHFTLNPLYPSVLAMAVLTANESVATNRSMNNDLPVIYITSGVRGAALNQVPASLTAVNQETLQKQPTSHTEAMPSLAPNVNSSHGASRARFFQIRGIGERSQFIGPVNPSVGVTMDGIDMSNIGAAATLMDAQQVEILRGPQGTLYGANALAGLIHIRSNDPTTKTQGRVETTLATYNTRSLTAAVGGPVNENVGYRVAIQSNRSDGFMENDYLDKSHTNNIDETFLRGKLRIQANDHHMLDLTGFYADVDNGYDAFSLDNNRHTLSDQPGHDRLESSALALKSTWTGHNAFTLETSLSHSSADQEYGYDEDWAYPFFFTNPDDPTEDWGYNWFDNYKRDISTTTAEMRFISAPGAELFNGTTDWVTGVYYYHRETDLLRQRTDNADFNSDYTTSRFAVYGQLESRLSDVLRLTSGLRFEQSEFDYSDSDSVTSDEDDLLAGGRLALEYLANQNRTYYALVSAGYKVGGVNADTNLPEEQRAFETESLWNYEVGAKSNLLDNRLQTQVALFYQRRNDAQIKGYRTISMPSGGTSFIDYIDNTDQAYSYGLEAEAQWQVTPAINLFGGLGLLETQLNDSGAAFDGRDSAQSPSYQFMLGAAFKHSQHWFSGIEVEGKDEFYFSDSHNQRSDSYTLVNAHIGYQTPDWSIRLWGRNLTNEHYAVRGFYFGNDPRIDWAETQYTQLGSPRQIGITAAVNF, from the coding sequence ATGCACTTTACGTTAAACCCGCTCTATCCATCTGTCTTGGCAATGGCTGTGCTTACTGCTAATGAGTCCGTGGCTACTAATAGATCAATGAATAACGACTTACCTGTCATTTACATCACCTCAGGCGTCCGAGGTGCGGCATTGAATCAAGTCCCTGCTAGCCTGACTGCCGTGAATCAAGAAACCTTACAAAAACAACCCACATCACATACCGAAGCAATGCCCTCACTTGCGCCAAACGTCAACAGCAGTCATGGCGCATCCCGAGCACGCTTTTTCCAGATCCGTGGCATTGGCGAGCGTAGCCAGTTTATCGGGCCGGTTAACCCATCCGTCGGCGTGACGATGGATGGCATAGATATGAGTAATATCGGAGCGGCAGCAACACTGATGGATGCTCAGCAAGTGGAAATACTTCGTGGACCGCAAGGCACCTTGTATGGTGCTAACGCTCTAGCAGGACTCATTCATATTCGCTCTAACGATCCAACGACGAAGACTCAAGGTCGAGTAGAAACGACGCTAGCGACCTATAATACCCGCAGCCTAACAGCGGCTGTAGGCGGCCCAGTAAATGAGAACGTGGGGTATCGAGTAGCGATACAAAGCAACCGTAGTGACGGTTTTATGGAGAACGACTATCTCGATAAAAGTCACACTAACAATATCGATGAGACATTTTTGCGCGGCAAGCTACGCATTCAAGCTAACGATCACCACATGCTCGATTTAACTGGCTTTTATGCCGATGTTGATAACGGTTACGATGCCTTTTCGCTAGATAACAATCGTCACACATTATCTGACCAGCCTGGGCATGACCGCCTAGAATCATCAGCCCTTGCGCTGAAATCAACCTGGACAGGACACAACGCATTTACGCTGGAAACCAGCCTTAGTCACTCCTCAGCTGATCAGGAGTATGGCTACGATGAGGACTGGGCCTATCCTTTCTTTTTTACCAACCCGGATGACCCAACCGAGGATTGGGGTTACAACTGGTTTGATAACTACAAAAGGGATATCTCTACAACAACAGCGGAGATGCGTTTCATTTCTGCTCCCGGTGCTGAGCTGTTTAATGGAACAACCGATTGGGTAACCGGCGTTTATTATTATCATCGAGAGACTGATCTGCTTCGCCAGCGCACCGACAATGCAGATTTTAATAGCGATTACACAACTTCACGTTTTGCAGTATATGGTCAGTTAGAATCACGCTTATCAGATGTTTTACGTCTAACCTCAGGATTACGCTTTGAGCAAAGCGAGTTTGATTATAGCGACAGCGACAGCGTGACATCCGATGAAGACGACCTACTCGCTGGCGGACGCTTAGCACTTGAGTATTTAGCGAATCAAAACCGTACCTATTACGCGCTTGTCTCTGCTGGCTACAAAGTAGGCGGCGTTAATGCAGACACAAATTTACCCGAGGAGCAGCGCGCTTTTGAAACAGAGTCGTTGTGGAACTATGAAGTAGGCGCTAAGAGCAACCTGCTCGATAATCGTTTGCAGACACAAGTTGCACTATTTTATCAACGCAGAAATGATGCTCAGATCAAAGGCTACCGCACGATATCTATGCCGAGCGGTGGCACCAGTTTTATCGACTATATCGATAATACGGATCAAGCCTACAGCTATGGTCTTGAAGCTGAAGCACAGTGGCAGGTTACGCCAGCCATTAACCTGTTCGGCGGCTTAGGTTTACTGGAAACCCAACTAAACGATTCTGGCGCTGCTTTCGACGGCCGCGATTCTGCACAATCACCGAGCTATCAGTTTATGCTAGGTGCTGCCTTTAAGCATAGCCAGCATTGGTTCTCGGGCATTGAAGTAGAAGGCAAGGATGAGTTCTATTTCTCTGATAGCCACAACCAGCGCTCCGATAGCTATACATTGGTTAATGCACATATCGGTTACCAAACGCCAGACTGGAGCATTCGTCTTTGGGGCCGCAACTTAACCAATGAGCATTATGCCGTGCGTGGTTTCTACTTCGGAAACGACCCTAGAATCGATTGGGCAGAGACTCAATATACTCAGCTTGGCTCACCCCGCCAGATCGGTATTACTGCAGCAGTGAATTTTTAA
- the dsbD gene encoding protein-disulfide reductase DsbD, producing MPNLLSLFMRLCFTVIISTAGFGIAYAGFFDGKSNSLGQQNDGPLPVEEAFIFIPEIGNNGKVVLRWDIPDRYYLYRDRITVTPSDQIEVLSRINGVTETKDDPLFGSVEVYHQQAAVTLQLKSVLNQPSDGSLSISYQGCWEGGICYPPVTTTLAVSQIPHDVEATVPPAEITPSAVGATANTIQQPVVSEQDHFAEILAGGSLLLTLGAFFLGGLALSLTPCVFPMIPIISSIIAGHGHRITTGRALFLSAVYVLAVSVTYTIAGVLAGLFGENLQAAFQNPWIIGFFSLIFVALAFSMFGFYDLQLPNSWQTRLNKASNHQKGGTVTGVAIMGLLSALIVGPCMAAPLAGALIYIGQSGDPLLGGLALFSLSLGMGVPILLVGASAGKLLPKAGVWMDAIKAGFGVLLILMAIWMLDRVVAVQVTMLLTSVVLIISAIYMRAIDPIPTQAKGWHKLWKGVGIIALLYGAALLVGLLSGGKSILYPLKGLTGNSANASQSSEMSFINVTSLEALEPVLEQAKRVGQPVMLDFYADWCISCIELEHVTFADEGVKQALSGFARVKVDVTANDEASKALNKAYKVIGPPALIFYDKQGQLRPDLTLVGVIDPDDFLNHLTRLDGS from the coding sequence GTGCCGAATTTGTTAAGTCTATTTATGAGGCTGTGTTTTACAGTCATTATTTCAACTGCTGGCTTTGGGATTGCCTATGCAGGCTTTTTTGATGGTAAAAGTAACTCACTAGGTCAGCAAAATGATGGCCCTTTACCCGTTGAAGAAGCGTTTATCTTTATTCCTGAGATCGGAAATAACGGTAAGGTTGTATTGCGTTGGGATATCCCTGACCGATATTACTTATATCGGGACCGTATCACGGTAACGCCTTCTGATCAGATTGAGGTGCTCAGTCGTATTAATGGTGTGACAGAGACCAAAGATGATCCACTGTTTGGCAGTGTTGAGGTCTATCACCAGCAGGCTGCTGTTACCTTGCAGTTAAAGAGTGTGTTGAATCAACCTTCCGATGGCTCCTTATCGATCTCATACCAAGGCTGCTGGGAAGGGGGGATATGTTACCCACCGGTTACAACAACATTGGCTGTCTCTCAAATTCCTCATGACGTAGAAGCAACAGTTCCCCCAGCTGAAATCACACCAAGTGCTGTTGGCGCAACTGCGAATACCATCCAACAGCCAGTGGTTAGCGAGCAGGATCATTTTGCAGAAATCTTGGCGGGTGGAAGTTTATTGCTAACGTTAGGTGCCTTTTTCCTAGGTGGCCTAGCCTTATCGCTAACCCCTTGTGTCTTTCCGATGATTCCGATTATTTCGAGTATCATTGCAGGGCATGGTCATAGGATCACGACTGGACGAGCGCTATTTTTATCGGCGGTCTATGTCTTGGCTGTTTCGGTGACCTATACCATTGCTGGCGTTTTGGCTGGGCTGTTTGGCGAGAACTTGCAAGCTGCTTTTCAAAACCCTTGGATTATTGGCTTTTTTAGCCTGATTTTTGTGGCTTTAGCATTCTCCATGTTTGGCTTCTATGACTTGCAGCTTCCCAATAGTTGGCAAACTCGCTTAAACAAAGCGAGTAACCATCAAAAAGGGGGTACTGTGACCGGCGTTGCCATTATGGGGCTACTATCAGCGCTTATTGTCGGCCCTTGTATGGCAGCACCCTTGGCGGGAGCTTTGATCTATATTGGGCAATCAGGAGATCCATTACTCGGTGGTTTAGCATTATTTAGCTTAAGTTTGGGTATGGGCGTTCCTATTCTGCTGGTGGGAGCATCAGCGGGTAAACTGCTACCTAAAGCGGGCGTCTGGATGGATGCTATCAAGGCAGGCTTTGGTGTACTCCTGATTTTGATGGCCATTTGGATGCTGGATCGTGTGGTTGCGGTGCAGGTAACGATGCTTTTAACTTCTGTAGTTTTGATTATATCCGCCATCTACATGCGGGCGATTGATCCTATCCCAACCCAAGCAAAGGGTTGGCATAAACTATGGAAAGGTGTTGGTATCATTGCCCTGCTCTATGGTGCTGCGCTTTTAGTCGGTTTGTTGTCAGGGGGTAAAAGTATTTTATACCCTTTGAAAGGCCTGACGGGGAACAGTGCGAATGCGTCGCAATCTTCAGAAATGAGCTTTATCAATGTGACGTCCTTAGAAGCGCTTGAGCCGGTGTTGGAGCAGGCTAAGCGTGTGGGTCAGCCTGTCATGCTGGATTTCTATGCGGACTGGTGCATCTCTTGTATTGAGCTTGAGCATGTCACCTTTGCCGATGAGGGAGTAAAACAGGCATTGTCCGGCTTTGCCCGAGTGAAGGTGGATGTTACGGCAAACGATGAGGCATCGAAAGCGCTCAATAAAGCTTATAAAGTGATTGGTCCGCCGGCGCTTATTTTTTACGACAAACAAGGGCAGCTACGCCCTGATCTGACATTGGTGGGGGTGATAGACCCCGATGATTTCCTTAACCATCTGACGCGGTTGGATGGATCATAA
- a CDS encoding 3-deoxy-7-phosphoheptulonate synthase, which produces MTDNRVENLNIESHSVLITPEALKDKLPISEAAASAVMEGRQVIRNILDGSDKRLFVVIGPCSIHDIDAAIEYGQRLKALAEQVKDSIYVVMRVYFEKPRTTVGWKGLINDPHLNDSFDIEEGLHIARKLLLDLSEMGLPLATEALDPISPQYMQDLISWSAIGARTTESQTHREMSSGLSCAVGFKNGTDGGLAVATNALKSVKHPHNFLGISPDGQVSIIRTKGNQYGHVVLRGGDGKPNYDSVNVAICEQALEKAGLEKNIMIDCSHANSNKDPALQPLVAENVANQILEGNRSIVGLMIESNLAWGNQSIPENLDELKYGVSVTDACIDWDATEKCLLDMHHKLKDVLPNR; this is translated from the coding sequence ATGACTGATAATCGCGTAGAAAACCTCAACATCGAATCACATTCGGTTCTTATTACGCCAGAAGCTCTGAAAGATAAACTCCCTATCAGCGAAGCTGCAGCCAGCGCTGTCATGGAAGGTCGTCAGGTTATCCGTAATATTTTAGACGGCAGTGATAAGCGCCTCTTTGTTGTTATTGGGCCATGCTCTATTCATGATATCGACGCCGCTATTGAATATGGTCAACGCCTGAAAGCATTAGCAGAGCAGGTCAAAGATTCTATCTACGTTGTCATGCGCGTTTATTTTGAAAAGCCACGAACCACCGTTGGCTGGAAAGGCCTGATCAACGACCCTCACCTGAATGACTCCTTTGATATCGAAGAAGGCCTTCATATTGCGCGTAAGCTGCTACTCGATCTATCTGAAATGGGATTACCGTTAGCCACGGAAGCGCTGGATCCTATCTCGCCGCAGTATATGCAAGACCTGATCTCATGGTCTGCTATTGGCGCACGCACGACCGAATCTCAGACTCACCGTGAAATGTCTTCAGGCCTGTCTTGCGCCGTTGGATTCAAAAATGGTACGGATGGCGGTTTGGCCGTAGCAACTAATGCGCTGAAGTCGGTTAAGCATCCACACAACTTCCTCGGTATCAGTCCGGACGGACAAGTGTCCATCATCCGCACAAAAGGCAATCAGTATGGCCATGTGGTATTGCGTGGAGGCGACGGAAAACCTAACTATGACTCTGTAAACGTCGCAATCTGTGAACAAGCGTTAGAAAAAGCAGGTCTTGAGAAGAACATCATGATCGACTGTAGTCATGCTAACTCCAACAAAGATCCTGCCTTGCAACCACTCGTTGCAGAAAACGTCGCTAACCAGATACTAGAAGGTAACCGCTCGATTGTTGGTTTAATGATTGAGTCTAATCTGGCATGGGGCAACCAATCTATCCCAGAAAACTTGGATGAGCTGAAATACGGTGTCTCTGTAACAGATGCCTGTATCGATTGGGATGCAACTGAGAAATGCTTGTTGGATATGCATCATAAACTAAAAGATGTTTTGCCCAACCGATAA
- a CDS encoding disulfide bond formation protein B — MLAFLNCANRSPLFWIVLILACVIMESIALYFQYVLDYGPCVLCVHIRAWILAILILAIAALVTRKCAKARTALNVLLLAASVGMLERSYLTLGIERGFVDGSCTLNAGFPAWLPLEKWLPTFFEPWEACGYTPEVLFGITMAEGLILASAGLLIVFAAMVVANLFKKDSATANG; from the coding sequence ATGCTGGCTTTTCTTAACTGCGCTAACCGCTCTCCCCTCTTTTGGATCGTACTCATATTGGCTTGTGTCATCATGGAATCGATTGCACTCTATTTTCAGTACGTTTTAGATTATGGTCCGTGTGTGCTTTGCGTGCATATTAGAGCGTGGATTTTAGCAATATTGATACTTGCTATTGCCGCCTTAGTTACACGTAAATGCGCTAAAGCCAGAACGGCTCTCAACGTGCTTTTACTGGCAGCATCTGTCGGCATGCTGGAGCGTTCTTACCTTACATTAGGCATAGAACGTGGCTTTGTTGATGGCAGCTGTACGTTGAATGCAGGGTTCCCAGCGTGGTTGCCATTGGAAAAGTGGCTACCGACATTCTTCGAACCTTGGGAGGCTTGTGGTTATACCCCAGAAGTGTTGTTTGGTATAACCATGGCTGAAGGTCTGATCTTAGCTTCAGCTGGTTTGCTCATTGTATTTGCCGCCATGGTTGTAGCTAATCTCTTCAAAAAAGATAGCGCTACGGCTAACGGATGA
- a CDS encoding tetratricopeptide repeat protein — MLRSLLLSCFLLISHASHATEALPYEFLSAPLRVKLYMAYAEFKMAHHTTARLMWEHLDAEQSAEAAFNLGILYEQGLGLKKDIAKSLQLYERAGKRGSRAAAYQLGLLYKSHPEHQNKAKAHFWLTTAAIDGDHDAAMLLEELNNHTDQASDPITKVNQLLMEDKAAEAIALLHQFSTAPNIDYRAVSRLAWLYEAGIGVERDLYESARLFLLAAQAGRPEAQYAIAVMSETGKGQPQNTSIAKEWLYRSACQEYPPALQKLSEIELSKLTQHCPTKVIRQRPSSE, encoded by the coding sequence TTGTTACGATCTCTGTTACTAAGCTGTTTTTTACTGATTAGTCATGCTTCACACGCCACTGAAGCACTCCCTTATGAGTTCCTCAGCGCTCCCCTTCGCGTCAAACTCTATATGGCTTATGCAGAATTTAAGATGGCCCACCATACAACCGCGCGACTGATGTGGGAGCACTTGGACGCTGAGCAGTCAGCAGAGGCTGCTTTCAACCTCGGAATACTGTACGAACAAGGGCTAGGCCTTAAAAAGGATATTGCCAAATCCCTGCAACTTTATGAACGAGCAGGGAAACGAGGAAGCAGAGCTGCCGCATACCAACTAGGACTACTTTATAAAAGCCATCCAGAGCACCAAAACAAGGCTAAAGCACACTTCTGGCTCACAACCGCTGCTATCGATGGTGATCATGATGCGGCTATGCTCTTAGAAGAACTTAATAATCATACTGATCAGGCAAGTGACCCTATAACCAAAGTCAACCAGCTGTTAATGGAAGATAAAGCCGCAGAAGCTATCGCACTACTTCATCAGTTCTCTACTGCGCCGAATATAGACTATCGCGCAGTCTCCCGTTTAGCTTGGCTGTATGAAGCAGGTATTGGTGTAGAGCGAGATCTTTATGAATCAGCGCGACTCTTTCTATTAGCTGCTCAAGCGGGGCGCCCAGAAGCACAATATGCTATCGCCGTTATGAGCGAAACAGGTAAAGGGCAGCCACAAAACACTAGTATAGCCAAAGAGTGGCTTTACCGTTCAGCTTGCCAAGAATACCCACCTGCCCTTCAAAAATTGAGCGAGATAGAGCTCAGTAAACTGACACAACATTGCCCAACCAAAGTCATCAGGCAAAGACCTTCCTCTGAGTAA
- a CDS encoding Lrp/AsnC family transcriptional regulator produces MKKSVSLDRFDLKILQALQENGSLSNQDLAEYVGLTAAPCSRRVKRLEDVGVIRRRQVCLDERLLNLNLIVILHISMDQHTPERFTAFEEAINQIPEVQECFLITGNDADYQLKIVVPDMDSYHDILLGKITRIQGVTGVNSSFVMRKISDKNILPLKYVEYE; encoded by the coding sequence GTGAAAAAGAGTGTCTCTCTTGATCGGTTTGATCTCAAAATTTTGCAGGCCCTACAGGAAAATGGCAGTTTATCTAATCAGGACCTTGCTGAGTATGTAGGGCTTACGGCTGCGCCATGTTCGCGTCGAGTGAAACGTCTTGAAGATGTAGGGGTTATTCGGCGGCGCCAGGTATGTCTTGATGAACGCTTGTTGAATCTTAACCTGATTGTCATTTTGCATATTAGTATGGATCAGCATACCCCAGAGCGTTTCACAGCCTTTGAAGAGGCAATAAACCAGATTCCAGAGGTGCAGGAATGTTTTTTAATCACAGGGAATGATGCGGATTATCAATTAAAGATTGTCGTACCGGATATGGATAGTTATCACGATATTTTATTGGGAAAAATCACGCGTATTCAAGGTGTTACTGGTGTTAATTCATCCTTTGTTATGAGGAAAATCAGTGATAAGAACATTCTGCCTTTGAAGTATGTTGAATATGAGTAA